A single Harpia harpyja isolate bHarHar1 chromosome 6, bHarHar1 primary haplotype, whole genome shotgun sequence DNA region contains:
- the LOC128143409 gene encoding LOW QUALITY PROTEIN: interleukin-2 receptor subunit alpha-like (The sequence of the model RefSeq protein was modified relative to this genomic sequence to represent the inferred CDS: substituted 1 base at 1 genomic stop codon), with protein sequence MXTSPMELKCLLMWLLFGSVKGDKPEKCPTLPRTKFADITAKTYPLGTRLYYECDSGYMRRSGQYSGIWCQSIQHVASWVYKEFECIDEKILLSTAPTMELDFTQKPERKTESPAPQRRENLSEFDQKDFCGPPKTIPHASLRLNNQYYVGQVLHFKCQNGYDKQSPTSGTSTCKKVNGKIIWTHLDVRCTNDSDGWPPQTIKPDPSVSLWCPVQCVPGSTHPPFSSSVILPVTENTPFQPPDVPPGPSCATLKKPSRDEGSQMNARSPAIFGEAPGEMSP encoded by the exons aaaaatGCCCAACTCTTCCAAGGACCAAATTTGCTGATATTACTGCTAAAACATATCCACTGGGGACCAGACTGTATTATGAATGTGACAGTGGCTACATGAGAAGAAGTGGACAGTACTCGGGAATTTGGTGTCAGAGTATACAGCATGTTGCTTCTTGGGTCTACAAGGAATTTGAATGCATTG ATGAGAAAATTTTGTTGTCAACGGCTCCCACGATGGAGTTAGATTTTACACAGaagccagaaagaaaaacagagagcCCTGCACCCCAGAGGCGAGAAAACCTTTCAGAGTTTGACCAGAAAG ATTTTTGTGGTCCTCCCAAGACTATTCCACATGCCTCTTTAAGGCTGAACAACCAGTATTACGTGGGGCAAGTATTACATTTCAAATGCCAGAACGGTTACGATAAGCAATCCCCCACCTCTGGCACCAGCACGTGCAAGAAGGTGAATGGCAAAATCATCTGGACCCATCTTGACGTGCGATGCACCAATGACAGCGACGGGTGGCCGCCACAGACTATTAAGCCAG ATCCGTCTGTTTCCCTGTGGTGCCCAGTTCAGTGTGTTCCAG GTTCGACTCATCCACCCTTTTCCTCATCTGTGATACTGCCAGTGACAG AGAATACG CCCTTTCAACCACCCGACGTACCGCCAGGACCCAGCTGTGCAACCCTCAAGAAGCCCAGCAGGGATGAGGGCTCCCAGATGAATGCTCGGAGCCCGGCGATCTTTGGAGAGGCTCCCGGGGAGATGTCACCGTAG
- the LOC128142921 gene encoding endonuclease domain-containing 1 protein-like gives MLLLLLLQVSASCLWLAGSEVVTSFERSCPQFFFRETPPNEALQPENPAWICQRYKNQYYFATLYDRNRRIPVYSAYLYQPGPGTRPKTWLVEPQLMSPTYPKTMERERTLLNYFSVSLEQLSKSQAILKDYKNLTGLNRGHLNPSSHHPDSSSRTATFTLTNIVPQNEKLNGGAWNNYEQQTMTRRTQGCNTTYVVVGAVPGNNYIAKGRVNKPSHIWSSACCEVDTNHRKAWAVIAENDKNEVQLLTLGELEDVLTQLYGRDQVSLFHRDCPRE, from the exons atgctgttgctgctgctgctgcaggtctcGGCGAGCTGCCTCTGGCTGGCAGGCAGCGAGGTGGTGACATCCTTTGAAAGGTCATGCCCTCAGTTTTTCTTCCGGGAAACGCCCCCAAATGAAGCCCTGCAGCCCGAGAACCCAGCCTGGATCTGCCAGCGTTACAAGAACCAGTATTATTTTGCCACCCTGTACGACAGGAACAGGCGTATTCCTGTATACTCTGCTTACCTCTACCAGCCTGGACCTGGCACGAGACCTAAAACATGGCTGGTTGAGCCCCAG CTGATGAGTCCAACTTATCCCAAAACTATGGAAAGAGAGCGGACCCTCTTAAATTATTTCAGCGTCAGCTTAGAGCAACTCAGCAAGAGCCAGGCTATCCTCAAAGACTATAAGAACCTGACAGGTTTGAACCGCGGCCATTTGAACCCCAGCAGCCATCACCCTGACTCCAGCAGCAGGACGGCTACCTTCACCCTCACCAACATAGTGCCCCAGAATGAGAAACTCAACGGTGGTGCCTGGAACAACTACGAGCAGCAAACAATGACCAGGAGGACCCAGGGCTGTAACACTACCTACGTGGTCGTGGGTGCCGTGCCTGGGAACAACTATATTGCCAAGGGGAGGGTTAATAAACCCAGCCACATCTGGTCGAGTGCCTGCTGCGAGGTGGACACCAACCACAGGAAGGCTTGGGCGGTCATTGCCGAGAACGACAAGAACGAGGTCCAGCTCCTCACTCTGGGGGAGCTGGAGGATGTGTTGACCCAGCTCTATGGAAGGGACCAGGTTTCTCTGTTTCACAGAGACTGTCCCCGGGAATAA